From a single Acidobacteriota bacterium genomic region:
- the fliE gene encoding flagellar hook-basal body complex protein FliE: MAVDAITAKVITGVATTGATKGGIATPSAAGSDGESGFGASLARLVSTIEEGHDSANSAVTGMLRGQLDVHDAMIALQRADLTLQFGVQVRNKLVGAYQEIMRMPV; encoded by the coding sequence ATGGCCGTTGACGCCATCACAGCAAAGGTCATCACCGGCGTCGCGACGACAGGTGCGACCAAGGGCGGCATCGCGACGCCATCGGCGGCCGGAAGCGACGGGGAGTCGGGGTTCGGCGCTTCGCTCGCGCGCCTCGTCTCGACGATCGAAGAAGGCCACGACAGCGCCAACAGCGCCGTCACCGGCATGCTCCGCGGTCAACTCGACGTCCACGACGCGATGATCGCCCTCCAGCGGGCCGACCTCACGCTGCAGTTCGGCGTGCAGGTGCGCAACAAGCTGGTTGGCGCGTACCAGGAAATCATGCGCATGCCCGTCTAG
- the flgC gene encoding flagellar basal body rod protein FlgC gives MSTLNTAVSVAASALTAERTRIEVAVSNLANAESSRGPDGRPYRRRDVVLTTDTVQSFDTALGAAAATGVKVAAIVEDQTAARRRYDPSHPDADAEGFVELPNINPAEEMVDMVGASRAYQANLTAINLIRDLVSRALELGRG, from the coding sequence ATGTCCACGCTGAACACAGCGGTGAGTGTGGCCGCCAGCGCCCTGACCGCGGAGCGGACGCGGATCGAAGTGGCGGTCTCCAATCTCGCCAACGCGGAGTCGTCTCGCGGCCCCGACGGCCGGCCGTATCGCCGGCGCGACGTGGTGTTGACCACCGACACGGTCCAGAGCTTCGACACCGCCCTCGGGGCCGCGGCGGCGACGGGCGTCAAGGTGGCGGCGATCGTCGAGGACCAGACCGCCGCGCGCCGCCGGTACGACCCGTCGCACCCAGACGCGGACGCGGAGGGGTTCGTGGAACTGCCGAACATCAATCCCGCCGAGGAGATGGTGGACATGGTGGGCGCGTCGCGCGCCTACCAGGCCAATCTCACGGCCATCAACCTGATTCGCGACCTGGTCAGCCGGGCGCTCGAACTGGGACGGGGCTAG
- the flgB gene encoding flagellar basal body rod protein FlgB, which translates to MPISPITSDAQTMSELRRTLSLAAARQVVSSSNLANLNTPGYKAREVDFDTALDAQVQGGGLAVTNSRHIATTPDAIGGHGTRETDGAAARRDGNTVQVDRELLNMTRSAGEFARAQTALAAKFRLVRYAINESR; encoded by the coding sequence ATGCCGATCTCTCCCATCACCTCCGACGCCCAGACGATGAGCGAGTTGCGACGGACCCTCAGCCTGGCTGCTGCCAGGCAGGTGGTGTCGTCGAGCAACCTGGCCAACCTCAACACGCCCGGGTACAAGGCGCGGGAGGTCGATTTCGACACCGCCCTCGATGCCCAGGTGCAGGGGGGCGGTCTTGCCGTGACCAACAGCCGGCACATCGCGACGACGCCCGATGCGATTGGCGGTCACGGCACGCGTGAAACGGACGGGGCTGCGGCCCGGCGCGACGGCAATACCGTCCAGGTCGACCGTGAACTGCTCAACATGACGCGCTCGGCCGGCGAGTTCGCCCGTGCCCAGACGGCGCTGGCCGCCAAGTTCCGGCTCGTGCGCTACGCCATCAACGAGTCGCGGTAG
- a CDS encoding response regulator — protein sequence MALGQERRAVLVVEDEGDIRELLSEYFRARDYEVVGAADGPAALRALERDAGRFSLVITDLHLPGADGLAVLQEARTRNPDAYVVIVTGFASLDSAIQAVRLGAYDYLTKPFSLGQIDVVLQRIHAIEGLHAENRRLSKAVSQKDAVDLRQALLLRLEGIETRLGRIEAALRARH from the coding sequence GTGGCGCTGGGGCAGGAACGGCGGGCAGTGCTGGTCGTCGAGGACGAGGGAGATATCCGTGAGCTCCTCTCGGAGTATTTCCGTGCACGCGATTACGAAGTTGTCGGTGCCGCCGATGGCCCTGCGGCGCTTCGCGCCCTCGAGCGCGATGCCGGCCGGTTCTCCCTGGTGATTACGGATCTCCACTTGCCTGGCGCCGACGGTCTGGCGGTGCTCCAGGAAGCGCGGACGCGAAACCCCGACGCGTATGTGGTGATCGTCACCGGGTTCGCCTCGCTCGATTCAGCGATTCAGGCCGTGCGACTCGGCGCGTATGACTATCTCACCAAGCCGTTTTCTCTCGGCCAGATCGATGTCGTGTTGCAGCGCATTCACGCGATCGAAGGCCTGCACGCGGAGAATCGACGCCTGAGCAAGGCCGTCTCCCAGAAGGACGCGGTCGACCTGCGGCAGGCCCTGTTGCTGCGACTCGAAGGCATCGAGACGCGTCTGGGCCGGATCGAAGCCGCCCTCCGCGCCAGGCACTGA